TGGCAGAGCTTTCCTCTCTTTTTTAAACCTTCCTACTATCTCGGCTGCTATGTGCTGGGCATCCGCCGCACTTCCACCGTTGCCAAAAAGAAGGAGCTTATTGCCATCTTTAAGAGCCTGAGCTATTATCTTACCTACATCAAGGATCTGCTGGGCGTAAAGCTCCACAAAAGCGAGTTTTACATCCGCACTCTCTTTAAAGGAGTTTATTATCAGCTCCATCATCCTTCTTGAGGCTTCCAACTGTGAGCCTCCTCATGGTTTTGAAAAACTCAGAGAGCATGTGTTTGTGATACTCCTCCTGGTTTTCTATAAACCTGAAAAGCCTCTGAAGGTCCGGGTCTTTCAAACTCTCCACCACTTTTTTATAATCCTCACCCGTGCTCTGCTCGTAGCTCATCTCCTGCTTTACCTGCTCTTCCAGCTTTCTGAGAGGCTTGGGAGAGAGGTCCGCCTCTATGCTGGGCATGCCTCCAAGCTCGCCTATCTTTTCTCCTATCTTCCCCATGTGAGTCATGCTCTCAATGGCAAGGTCCAGCATTATGTCCCTGTAGGTGCAGTCCTTGGTGTGGAAAAACTGATAAAGGTAATTTATTATAGTTTGGTACTCTTCCTTTAAAAACCTGTTTAGGACTTCCAAAGTCTTAGGGTCTGCCTTTTGGGCTTGTCCTTCTATTAGCAGGCTCTCCTTTGCCAGCTCTTTAAGTTCTGTAAACTCTATCCTGTGGTCCTCCTCGTCCTTTATGACCCTCTCCAGCAGTCTTTTTACGCTCTCATCCTTTACCACTTCCAGCTGTTTTGTGTAAGTTTCTATAGCCATTTGCTCTGCATCCACATCCTTTGAGAGCATGTCCTCCCAGTCTGGTCCCCCCACCACTATCATGTCTTCCAGCCTGTCTAGAACCACCTGTCCCCCAAGACTTACCACCTTCTGGGCAAACCACTTGAGGTGTCTCATCTCCTGCCTTGCTATGACCTCTATCTCCTCCGTTATGTTCTTGTCGGTTATGAGGAAGATGTGGTAGAGGTACTGGACTATGGCGGAGTGTTCAAGGGCAACATCGTAAAGAAGCAGGTTGATAAGCTCTCTTTTGTTCATGTTCATCACCTCAATCCTATTTGGTACACCTTACTAATATACTCGCTTACCATCCTGTGGGTGTTGAAAAAGGGTCCCACGGTGGCTATGGAGTTCTTCATCATGAATACCCACTGGTCTTTGCTGGTGTAGTACATGGGCAGTATAACATAGGCGAGCTTCCCGTATATGTCCTCCAGGTCTTCCTCGTCATTAGACTCGGACATATCGCTCCAGCTGGGTCTGGGACCTATTCCCCAGCCATTTATGCCCTCTATGCCACCCTCCAGCCACCAGCCATCCCATGTGGAGAAGTTTAAAACTCCGTTCATGGCAGCCTTCATACCGCTGGTGCCACAAGCCTCATAGGGTCTTTTGGGATTGTTGAGCCACACATCGCACCCAGCCACCAGAAGCTTTGCCATGTCTATGCTGTAGTTTTCAAGGAAGGCAACCTTCACTTTGCTGGTTCTTTGTTTTAGAGCCTGAATTTTTGAGAATATGTCCGCTATCATCTCCTTGCCCATCGAGTCCTTGGGATGAGCTTTGCCTGCAAAGACTATCTGAAGCTCCCCGAAGTGCTCCGCTACGTAGATGAGCCTGTCTATATCTCTGAGTATTAGGTTGTTCCTCTTGTAGGCTGTG
The DNA window shown above is from Hydrogenobacter thermophilus TK-6 and carries:
- a CDS encoding ferritin-like domain-containing protein — protein: MNKRELINLLLYDVALEHSAIVQYLYHIFLITDKNITEEIEVIARQEMRHLKWFAQKVVSLGGQVVLDRLEDMIVVGGPDWEDMLSKDVDAEQMAIETYTKQLEVVKDESVKRLLERVIKDEEDHRIEFTELKELAKESLLIEGQAQKADPKTLEVLNRFLKEEYQTIINYLYQFFHTKDCTYRDIMLDLAIESMTHMGKIGEKIGELGGMPSIEADLSPKPLRKLEEQVKQEMSYEQSTGEDYKKVVESLKDPDLQRLFRFIENQEEYHKHMLSEFFKTMRRLTVGSLKKDDGADNKLL